The window AGAGTTCCGCGCCCATCGTCCGGATCACCTGGGCGTACTCGGGGACCTCGATGTCCGCGAGGTCCTCGATCGCCCGCGCGTAGGCCCACTCGTTTAACAGCCCCGAGGAGACGTAGTCCCAGCGGTCGGGGTAGGGCATGATCTGGTGGCGGTAGGTCCCCTGCTGGCACATCTGCTCCTCGCAGCGGTGGAGGTACCCGATATCGGGTTCCACGTCGACGACCGTCTCGCCGTCCAGCACCGTCTCGACGTGGAGCACGCCGTGGGTCGCGGGGTGGTGAGGACCGATGTTGAGGAACATCGTGTCCGACTCCCCGCCCGACTCCCGGTGGTCGCCCTCGAGCGGGTTCGCGTGCTCGGAGAGGGTCACGACCTGGGGCTTCTCCTGGTCGTAGCCCTTCGAAAGCGGATGGCCCTGCCAGGTCTCCGGCAGCAGGATGCGCCGCAGGTCCGGGTGGTCGGCGTACTCGATGCCGACGAGGTCGTAGGCCTCGCGTTCGTGCCAGTCAGCCGTCCGGAACACTTGCTCGGCGCTCTCGCTGACCGGGTCGTGGCTGGCCGTCGGCACGACGACGCTGACCTCGTCGCTCGCGTCGGCGTACTTCTTGAGGTGGTAGATCGACTCGTACCGGTCCTCGTACTCCTGTGCGGTGACACACGAGAGGTGGTCGTAGCCGGCGCGTTCCTTGAGATCCGAGAGGACGCTCTGGACCTCGTCCGGGTTGACGACGAACCCCGGCGCGTTCATGTGATCGTCGCGCGCGATCGCGCGATCACCGATCAGCGCCTCGAGTTCGTCCTCGGTGAGCGTCTCTCCGTCTGCCGGCGTCTGCTCTATTCCCGTGCTCATGGCGAATCAGCCCAGTTGTACCGCATGACGAGGTCGTCTTCGTCGATCTCGCTGGCCAGTTTCTGGACCAGTTCGTCCTCCGGGAGGTCCCCGAACTGCTCGAGTTCGTAGGGTTTGACGACGACCGGCGAGGACTCGCCGTTCTGGATCCGCTCTTGCAGTTTGAGGATCCCGTAGATGAGCGCCTCCGGTCGCGGGGGACAGCCCGGAACGTGGATGTCGATCGGGATGATCTCCTCGGCGCCTTTGACGACGTTGTACCCTTCCTGGAAGGGGCCGCCGGAGATCGTACACGACCCCATCCCGACGACGAACTTGGGTTCGGGCATCTGGTCGTACACCCGCTTCATGCGGGGCCCGAACTTCGAGACGATCGTGCCGGGAACGATCATGACGTCTGCCTGCCGCGGGGAGGCACGCGGGACCCCCGCCCCGTAGCGGTCGACGTCGTGTTTGATCGCGTAGGTGTGGATCATCTCGATGCTGCAGCAGGCGATCCCGAACTGCAGCATGAACATCGAGTTCCCCCGCACCCAGTTCATGAATTCGTCGAACTTCGTGAGGATGAACGGCGATGCGCCGAAGGCCTCACGGAGCTTCGAATTGAAGCGGTCGTCGACGCCCTCACCGATCCGGGAATCGCGGGTGTCCGTCGACGGCGCTGTGCTGTCGTGTATCGTTTGCCGTGGTTGTGTTTCTGGTTCGTCGCTACTCATGATCTATCACCGGTCGCTCTCCACCTGACGAGGTGTCTGTGCCCACTGTACTGCGCCGTTGCGCCAGGCCCACGCGAGTCCGACGAGCAGGATGGCAACGAACGCGACCATCGGTCCGAGGATCTCGGTCAGCGAAACGGCATCCGACTCGACCGCATCCAGGTACACCACCGCCCACGGGAACAGCAGGACGGTCTCGATATCGAAGACGAGGAACAGAAGCGCAACCATGTAGTACTGGATGTTAAAGCGGACGCGCGTTCCGCCGGTCGGAACCTCGCCACTCTCGTAGGTGGCACGTTTGTTCGTTTCGGGTACACTCGGCCGTAGGAGGGCCGATACCGACATCATCCCCAGCGGTATCAACAGTCCCACGAGCGCGAGCGCCCCGATCGCTATCCAGTCGTTCATCTCCGTAACGTTCGGAGGTTCAGACCGCACGCATATAAGGGTTCATTGTTCGTTTTCCGGCCCGTGACGTGCCAAGCGACGGGTTCGCGGGGTGTCCTCGCCTGAACAATCACATCATACTATGTATCGAAGCTGAAATACTGAATAAAATCCGAGTGGGGCCGAGCACCGTCCGTACTCCTGCTTCCGATTTCCCGGGGGCCGCGAGTTCGCCCACCGGGACGTCATCGACTGGAGGCAAACGCCGGGCGGCGATCACCGATTATCGATTCCGAAACGCCGCCCCAACGCCGGGCGGCGATCACTGGTCACCGCGACGGTCGCGGAACGCCGGCGTTCCCTCGTCGTGGAGTTCCCGGGAAACGGAACCGACGCTCTCCCGAAGTCCCTCGTGGTAGTCGACCAGTCGCTCTCGTACCTCGTCGTGTCGCCGCGCGAGAATCTGGGCAGCCGACAGCGCCGCATTGAACGACTTGCCCGCGTCGACGGCGACCAGCGGTGCGCCCGTCGGCATCCCGATGACGCTATCGACGGACTTCTCCTGGACCGGCACGCCGATCACCGGCAACGGGTACGCGATCGACGCGGTCATG of the Halobiforma lacisalsi AJ5 genome contains:
- a CDS encoding NADH-quinone oxidoreductase subunit A → MNDWIAIGALALVGLLIPLGMMSVSALLRPSVPETNKRATYESGEVPTGGTRVRFNIQYYMVALLFLVFDIETVLLFPWAVVYLDAVESDAVSLTEILGPMVAFVAILLVGLAWAWRNGAVQWAQTPRQVESDR
- a CDS encoding NADH-quinone oxidoreductase subunit D, with translation MSTGIEQTPADGETLTEDELEALIGDRAIARDDHMNAPGFVVNPDEVQSVLSDLKERAGYDHLSCVTAQEYEDRYESIYHLKKYADASDEVSVVVPTASHDPVSESAEQVFRTADWHEREAYDLVGIEYADHPDLRRILLPETWQGHPLSKGYDQEKPQVVTLSEHANPLEGDHRESGGESDTMFLNIGPHHPATHGVLHVETVLDGETVVDVEPDIGYLHRCEEQMCQQGTYRHQIMPYPDRWDYVSSGLLNEWAYARAIEDLADIEVPEYAQVIRTMGAELCRIASHMLALGTFALDVYGEFTAIFQYTFRDREVVQDILEDLTGQRMMFNYFRVGGVAWDLPEPREEFFEKTRDFLDELPAKVAEYNDMVTSNEIFQTRCIDTGVLEPEVAKDYGCTGPVARGSGVDYDLRRDDPYGYYENLDWDVVTRDGCDNYARVLTRMEEVEESAKIIQQCLDLLEDWPEDDREVQANVPRTLKPDADAETYRAVEAAKGELGIYIRSDGTDKPGRFKIRSPCFSNLQALGEMAEGEYIPDLVASLGSLDIVLGEVDR
- a CDS encoding NADH-quinone oxidoreductase subunit B encodes the protein MSSDEPETQPRQTIHDSTAPSTDTRDSRIGEGVDDRFNSKLREAFGASPFILTKFDEFMNWVRGNSMFMLQFGIACCSIEMIHTYAIKHDVDRYGAGVPRASPRQADVMIVPGTIVSKFGPRMKRVYDQMPEPKFVVGMGSCTISGGPFQEGYNVVKGAEEIIPIDIHVPGCPPRPEALIYGILKLQERIQNGESSPVVVKPYELEQFGDLPEDELVQKLASEIDEDDLVMRYNWADSP